The proteins below are encoded in one region of Streptomyces roseirectus:
- a CDS encoding type ISP restriction/modification enzyme — translation MARGDAWAAKGTTGSVADLVARFGEEVRAKLQGPAGAVSSKEDSLTAPVEQLLRGMASRQRLKLIAHGQSRVKELKIRPDFAISCGGRTIGHVELKPPGAGADPEQWSVRSHNRRQWEKIKALHNVLYTDGYQWAVYRFGVQVGPTGVLVGDLESGSRRLAVADTGFERALTHFFLPAPIVHGSIAELVKRIAKICALLRDEVTERLTREEHGEADAAFAILADNWKDLLFPDARPEEFADQYSQTLTFATLLARLEHIDLSRLTLPEVAIRLGKRHSLMGKALAVLTDDALDDLRGVIDPLIDVISAVDPEMFKDETGDAYLHLYEGFLTAYDPELRRRTGTYYTAGEVVRFMVRFTDEVLRDRLGQEDGYGSEDVTVVDPAMGTGTFLINIIDHVAKSLSLKYGGTLKSGLLQELAGRLVGLEKQTGPYAVAELRVHHAFRSHDADVTRRPPRLLVADTLDDPAVEHHLGFMYEAIARHRRMANKIKADEKVMVVIGNPPYLRGARQSGVGRWVTEGNPNDKGAILARFHPEDNGRVGYALDNLYVYFWAWSTWKVFDQLTVSGAPKAPSGIVALITNSGYLDSDGAAGMRHYLREAADEGWVIGLSPEGAYSDPRTRVFQDVKREICIAVFVRHGAPNAGTPARVWRLDVPAGTREEKFDWLEGLGLDGHRGGTSWQLCPTQWTAPFHITSDSEWSAMPPVDALLPWTSSGNKNNRSWPVSPSRDVLKARWRRLVQAPAEDKAALLKSTRDRRPDKPEPPLPGQRERSTLAAEQETVPVIVPYGRMTFDRQYIIADRRVIDFPRPALWFAHNDRRQIYLSELHTESGRIGPAVGFTALLPDMHHFKGTEGGRVAPLYRHPHLAEPNVTPGLLRLLTETHGVTVTAEDLFAYIAGTAGHSGYTRRFAANLAERGARIPMTRDPALWAEVVEVGRRTVWIHTYGRRFASHHGSSPGTPPRLPPEERPECVVAIGEDDGLPEAISYDTSTRTLTVGTGRIRPVAPEVWDYRIGGVQVIRKWFGFRKRRPDVERQTPLNEILPPAWPARWTVDLLDLINALGLLVALEPRQARLLDAVSSGPLITVDDLRGEGILPVPAYAIREPKPPRKSRRTPGPGQESFDFPD, via the coding sequence ATGGCAAGAGGGGACGCCTGGGCGGCAAAGGGCACGACCGGATCAGTCGCGGATCTCGTCGCCCGGTTCGGCGAGGAGGTCAGGGCCAAGCTTCAAGGTCCCGCAGGGGCGGTCAGCAGCAAGGAGGACAGCCTGACCGCGCCGGTGGAGCAATTACTGCGCGGCATGGCCTCGCGGCAACGTCTCAAGCTCATCGCCCACGGCCAGAGTCGCGTCAAGGAACTCAAGATCCGGCCCGACTTCGCCATCTCCTGCGGCGGCAGGACCATCGGGCACGTCGAACTGAAGCCACCAGGAGCGGGTGCCGATCCGGAGCAGTGGTCGGTGAGAAGCCACAACCGGAGGCAATGGGAGAAGATCAAGGCCCTGCACAACGTGCTCTACACCGACGGGTACCAGTGGGCTGTCTACCGTTTCGGCGTACAGGTCGGCCCGACTGGAGTCCTGGTCGGGGACCTTGAATCCGGCAGCCGGCGACTCGCCGTCGCGGACACCGGTTTCGAGCGTGCCCTTACGCACTTTTTCCTGCCCGCCCCCATCGTCCACGGCAGCATCGCCGAACTGGTCAAGCGCATCGCGAAAATCTGCGCTCTGCTGCGCGATGAGGTCACCGAACGTCTCACCCGCGAAGAGCACGGGGAAGCCGACGCCGCGTTCGCGATCCTGGCCGACAACTGGAAGGACCTGCTCTTTCCTGATGCCCGCCCGGAGGAATTCGCGGACCAATACAGCCAGACATTGACCTTTGCCACGCTGCTGGCTCGCCTTGAGCACATTGACCTGAGCAGGCTCACGCTCCCCGAGGTCGCGATCCGGCTGGGCAAACGACATTCGTTGATGGGCAAGGCGCTGGCCGTGCTGACGGATGACGCCCTCGACGACCTGCGGGGCGTCATCGACCCGTTGATCGACGTCATATCGGCCGTCGACCCCGAGATGTTCAAGGACGAGACCGGAGACGCCTACCTTCACTTGTACGAGGGGTTTCTGACCGCCTACGACCCGGAACTGCGACGCCGGACGGGTACGTACTACACGGCCGGCGAAGTCGTCCGCTTCATGGTCCGCTTCACCGACGAGGTGCTGCGTGACCGACTCGGTCAGGAGGACGGATACGGAAGCGAGGACGTCACCGTCGTCGATCCGGCCATGGGCACCGGGACCTTCCTCATCAACATCATCGACCACGTCGCCAAGTCCCTGTCGCTGAAGTACGGCGGGACGCTCAAGTCCGGGCTGCTCCAGGAGCTCGCGGGCCGGCTGGTCGGGCTGGAGAAACAGACCGGGCCGTACGCGGTCGCGGAACTCCGGGTGCACCACGCCTTCCGGTCCCACGACGCCGACGTCACGCGCCGCCCGCCGAGGCTTCTGGTGGCCGACACGCTCGACGATCCCGCCGTCGAGCATCACCTGGGCTTCATGTACGAGGCGATCGCTCGCCACCGCCGCATGGCGAACAAGATCAAGGCGGACGAAAAGGTCATGGTGGTCATCGGCAATCCGCCCTACCTGCGGGGCGCACGGCAGTCAGGGGTCGGACGCTGGGTCACCGAGGGCAACCCGAACGACAAGGGCGCGATCCTCGCCCGCTTCCACCCGGAGGACAACGGACGCGTCGGTTACGCCCTCGACAACCTCTACGTCTACTTCTGGGCGTGGTCCACCTGGAAGGTCTTCGACCAGTTGACCGTCTCGGGAGCGCCGAAGGCCCCCAGCGGGATCGTCGCCCTCATCACCAACTCCGGATACCTGGACAGCGACGGCGCGGCCGGCATGCGCCACTACCTGCGCGAGGCCGCCGACGAGGGCTGGGTCATCGGCCTCTCCCCCGAAGGCGCCTACTCCGACCCGCGTACTCGTGTCTTCCAGGACGTCAAGCGGGAGATCTGCATCGCCGTCTTCGTCCGCCACGGCGCCCCGAACGCGGGTACACCGGCGCGGGTCTGGCGCCTCGATGTCCCCGCGGGCACGCGCGAGGAGAAGTTCGACTGGCTGGAAGGGCTTGGCCTCGACGGCCATCGCGGAGGGACCTCCTGGCAGCTCTGCCCCACACAGTGGACCGCGCCCTTTCACATCACGTCCGACTCCGAGTGGTCGGCCATGCCACCGGTGGACGCCCTGCTGCCCTGGACCAGCTCCGGCAACAAGAACAACCGCAGCTGGCCCGTCTCACCCAGCCGGGACGTTCTGAAGGCCCGGTGGCGCAGGCTCGTCCAAGCCCCGGCGGAGGACAAGGCCGCACTGCTGAAATCCACCCGGGACCGCCGTCCCGACAAACCAGAACCACCACTGCCCGGCCAGCGGGAAAGAAGCACCCTCGCTGCGGAGCAGGAGACGGTACCGGTCATCGTTCCCTACGGCCGGATGACGTTCGACAGGCAGTACATCATCGCGGACCGGCGAGTGATCGACTTTCCACGACCGGCCTTGTGGTTCGCCCACAACGACCGACGCCAGATCTACCTCTCCGAGCTGCATACGGAGTCGGGACGCATCGGCCCGGCCGTCGGGTTCACCGCTCTCCTTCCCGACATGCACCACTTCAAAGGCACCGAAGGTGGACGCGTCGCCCCTCTCTACCGCCACCCCCACCTGGCAGAACCGAACGTGACCCCTGGCCTGCTGCGGCTGCTCACCGAGACGCACGGCGTGACAGTCACCGCCGAGGACCTCTTCGCGTACATCGCGGGAACAGCCGGCCACAGCGGGTACACCCGCCGCTTCGCCGCGAACCTCGCCGAGCGGGGTGCCCGGATCCCTATGACGCGCGACCCGGCTCTTTGGGCGGAGGTCGTGGAAGTGGGCAGGCGCACGGTGTGGATCCACACGTACGGCCGGCGCTTCGCCTCCCACCACGGCAGTTCGCCCGGCACGCCCCCCAGGCTTCCCCCGGAGGAACGACCGGAATGCGTCGTCGCGATCGGAGAGGACGACGGGTTACCCGAGGCCATCTCCTACGACACGTCCACGCGGACCCTCACCGTGGGCACGGGCCGCATACGTCCGGTGGCGCCGGAGGTCTGGGACTACCGGATCGGCGGAGTGCAGGTGATCCGCAAGTGGTTCGGCTTCCGCAAGCGCAGGCCGGACGTGGAACGGCAGACCCCGTTGAACGAGATCCTGCCCCCGGCCTGGCCCGCCCGGTGGACCGTCGACCTGCTCGACCTCATCAACGCACTCGGGCTCCTCGTGGCCCTCGAACCCCGACAGGCCCGGCTGCTGGATGCCGTGAGCAGCGGCCCGCTCATCACCGTCGACGACTTACGGGGCGAGGGCATCCTGCCCGTGCCTGCCTACGCGATCAGGGAACCGAAACCGCCACGGAAGTCTCGACGCACCCCTGGTCCGGGTCAGGAGAGTTTCGACTTTCCTGACTGA
- a CDS encoding class I SAM-dependent RNA methyltransferase, with product MQAEPKKQQAGKSLDERVSLVGREYEVEIGPVAHGGHCIARTDEGQVLFVRHALPGERVLARVTEGEEGARFLRADAVEIRTASKDRVEAPCPFAGPGKCGGCDWQHAKPGAQRRMKGEVIAEQLLRLAGLTPEDVGWDGTVMPAEGDKLPAGEVPQWRTRVQYAVDADGNAGLRRHRSHEVEVVDHCMIAAPGVSELGVEKRDWAGMESVEAIAATGSQDRQVILTPRPGARLPLVELDKPVSVMRVEERDGGVHRVHGRAFVRERADGRTHRVGSGGFWQVHPKAADTLVLAVMQGLLPRKGEMALDLYCGVGLFAGALADRLGEAGAVLGIESGKRAVEDARHNLAGFPRVRIEQGKVDSVLPRTGITEVDLIVLDPPRAGAGRSTVQHLASLGARRIAYVACDPAALARDLGYFREGGYRVRTLRAFDLFPMTHHVECVAILEPVK from the coding sequence ATGCAGGCAGAACCGAAGAAACAGCAGGCGGGGAAGTCTCTCGACGAGCGGGTCTCGCTCGTCGGCCGTGAGTACGAGGTCGAGATCGGCCCCGTCGCCCACGGTGGGCACTGCATCGCGCGCACGGACGAGGGCCAGGTGCTGTTCGTCCGGCACGCGCTGCCCGGTGAGCGGGTGCTCGCGCGGGTCACCGAGGGCGAGGAGGGTGCACGGTTCCTGCGCGCCGACGCCGTCGAGATCCGGACGGCGTCCAAGGACCGGGTCGAGGCGCCGTGCCCCTTCGCCGGGCCCGGGAAGTGCGGGGGCTGCGACTGGCAGCACGCCAAGCCCGGCGCCCAGCGGCGCATGAAGGGCGAGGTCATCGCCGAGCAGCTGCTGCGCCTCGCCGGGCTCACCCCCGAGGACGTCGGCTGGGACGGCACGGTCATGCCGGCCGAGGGTGACAAGCTGCCCGCGGGCGAGGTCCCGCAGTGGCGGACGCGGGTGCAGTACGCCGTCGACGCGGACGGCAACGCCGGTCTGCGCCGGCACCGGTCCCACGAGGTCGAGGTCGTCGACCACTGCATGATCGCGGCGCCGGGGGTCAGCGAACTCGGCGTCGAGAAGCGGGACTGGGCCGGGATGGAGTCCGTCGAGGCGATCGCCGCGACCGGTTCCCAGGACCGGCAGGTCATCCTCACGCCCCGTCCCGGCGCCCGCCTGCCCCTCGTCGAACTCGACAAGCCCGTCTCCGTCATGCGCGTCGAGGAGCGGGACGGGGGTGTGCACCGTGTCCACGGGCGGGCCTTCGTCCGCGAGCGTGCGGACGGGCGTACGCACCGGGTCGGCAGCGGCGGTTTCTGGCAGGTTCACCCCAAGGCGGCCGACACGCTCGTCCTCGCGGTCATGCAGGGGCTGCTGCCGCGCAAGGGCGAGATGGCGCTCGACCTGTACTGCGGGGTGGGGCTCTTCGCGGGCGCCCTCGCGGACCGGCTCGGCGAGGCCGGCGCCGTCCTCGGCATCGAGTCCGGCAAGCGGGCCGTCGAGGACGCGCGGCACAATCTCGCCGGGTTCCCCCGTGTCCGCATCGAGCAGGGCAAGGTCGACTCCGTCCTGCCTCGCACCGGCATCACCGAGGTCGACCTCATCGTCCTCGACCCGCCCCGCGCGGGCGCCGGGCGCTCCACCGTCCAGCACCTCGCCTCCCTCGGGGCTCGGCGGATCGCTTACGTCGCCTGCGATCCTGCTGCGCTGGCTCGGGATCTGGGGTACTTCCGGGAGGGGGGGTATCGGGTGCGGACGCTTCGGGCGTTCGATCTGTTTCCGATGACCCACCACGTCGAATGCGTGGCGATTCTGGAGCCGGTGAAGTAG